The Pirellulimonas nuda genome includes a region encoding these proteins:
- a CDS encoding DUF7453 family protein, with translation MRRPANARSNKNQPRPSVWVRWGRWFAHYAAAITLASVAADHAGAVTYNTIALSGAEGSALGLGPAVEADVHFNRFPFGALLNAAGDVTYYADLEGPGVGTSNNSGLWVSSGSGPTAFAREGAAGPGPNLGDGSYYGAILGPYQFGDTVSFRGLLSGPQVTSSNNSTILSYAEGNTSLVLRGRQPLPTGSYDYPNVSIQNHGASSSGTVVVHARLTEVRYGPSVSSILAGTDANLAVVAGTGMEGPGPNVGEGADFYAFTPSGTSSSSSVPAINAAGEVAFFGWLSGTAINNSNNSGIWSNVGGSLFAVAREGAAGPGPGVGSDVYFGNIFGGPALSDEGSVVFSAKLTGAGVNSTNDTGIWVHRDGALSPVARTGAEGTTAGYGPTLGPDVHFRTGFSDLFSPSVNATGDMVFGSYVTGAGVDASNNVGIWESTPEGLSLVARAGTDGPGPNLGPGIHFRHLWTSAMNNHGDVVFGGLLATSMQVDSTNNKGLWASIDGLIIPILRSGDVFDVDPGNGEDLRTISDVDFGGGLPGTTSFTDSGLIALILTFTDGSSGIFTAQLPGVAPIGGDYNGDGMIDAADYTVWRDTQGASGVGLVADANGDLVIDAFDYLTWRNNFGQPAVSETSVSDGAAVPEPTAVLLALLAGVAMWAAPRLHDPGESPVASRPPAAPC, from the coding sequence ATGCGTAGACCAGCCAACGCTCGTTCCAATAAGAATCAGCCCCGCCCCAGCGTGTGGGTTCGGTGGGGGCGTTGGTTTGCTCACTATGCCGCGGCCATCACGCTGGCGAGTGTGGCCGCGGATCACGCGGGAGCGGTTACGTACAACACAATCGCGCTGAGCGGTGCGGAGGGGAGCGCGCTCGGCCTCGGGCCAGCTGTGGAAGCCGACGTCCACTTCAATAGGTTCCCCTTCGGCGCTCTCTTGAATGCGGCGGGCGATGTCACCTACTACGCCGATCTGGAAGGGCCGGGCGTCGGGACCTCCAACAATTCCGGCCTCTGGGTCAGCAGTGGGAGCGGCCCCACCGCGTTCGCCCGCGAAGGCGCCGCTGGGCCGGGGCCGAATCTCGGTGATGGGAGTTACTACGGCGCCATCCTCGGGCCCTATCAGTTCGGAGATACTGTGAGTTTCCGAGGACTGTTGAGCGGACCTCAGGTGACCTCATCGAACAATTCGACCATCCTGTCTTACGCCGAAGGCAACACATCGTTAGTGCTGCGCGGGCGCCAGCCTCTCCCAACTGGCAGTTACGACTACCCCAACGTGAGTATCCAGAACCACGGCGCGAGTTCGAGTGGAACGGTCGTTGTTCACGCACGACTGACAGAAGTCAGATACGGACCAAGCGTCTCTAGCATCCTTGCCGGCACAGACGCCAATCTTGCTGTTGTCGCAGGTACCGGAATGGAAGGACCGGGGCCGAATGTGGGTGAGGGAGCAGACTTCTACGCCTTCACGCCAAGTGGAACTTCATCGAGCAGTTCTGTTCCTGCGATCAACGCAGCAGGCGAGGTGGCGTTCTTCGGCTGGTTGTCCGGCACAGCGATCAACAACTCGAACAACAGTGGCATCTGGTCGAATGTTGGAGGATCGCTTTTCGCCGTAGCGCGAGAAGGCGCGGCCGGACCCGGGCCGGGTGTTGGCTCCGACGTGTATTTTGGAAATATCTTTGGCGGCCCCGCCCTCAGCGATGAGGGTAGCGTTGTGTTCTCAGCGAAGCTCACCGGCGCCGGCGTGAACTCGACCAACGATACGGGCATCTGGGTCCACCGCGACGGGGCGTTGTCCCCGGTGGCGCGGACGGGCGCCGAGGGAACCACCGCCGGGTACGGCCCTACCCTTGGTCCGGATGTCCATTTCCGCACGGGATTTTCCGACCTCTTCTCTCCGTCTGTCAACGCGACCGGCGACATGGTCTTCGGCTCGTACGTCACCGGCGCCGGGGTCGACGCTTCGAACAACGTCGGGATCTGGGAATCAACTCCTGAAGGGCTCTCGCTTGTAGCGCGAGCCGGCACCGACGGACCGGGGCCCAACCTGGGGCCCGGGATTCATTTTCGCCACCTTTGGACCTCAGCCATGAACAACCACGGAGACGTTGTCTTTGGCGGGTTGCTTGCTACTTCAATGCAGGTCGACAGCACCAACAATAAGGGGCTGTGGGCGTCGATCGATGGCCTGATCATTCCGATCCTTCGCAGCGGCGACGTCTTCGATGTTGATCCGGGCAACGGAGAAGACCTGCGGACGATTTCTGACGTCGACTTTGGAGGCGGGTTGCCGGGTACGACATCTTTCACGGATTCGGGTCTCATCGCGCTCATCCTCACCTTCACCGACGGCAGCAGCGGCATCTTCACCGCCCAACTCCCCGGCGTCGCCCCCATTGGCGGCGACTACAACGGCGACGGCATGATCGACGCCGCCGACTACACCGTGTGGCGCGACACCCAGGGGGCGAGCGGCGTGGGCCTGGTTGCGGACGCCAACGGCGACCTAGTCATCGACGCATTCGACTACCTCACCTGGAGGAACAACTTCGGCCAACCCGCGGTGAGTGAAACGAGCGTCTCGGATGGGGCCGCGGTCCCCGAACCCACCGCCGTGCTGCTAGCCTTGCTGGCCGGCGTTGCGATGTGGGCGGCTCCGAGATTGCATGATCCTGGCGAAAGCCCCGTGGCTTCACGGCCGCCCGCCGCCCCATGCTGA